Proteins encoded in a region of the Podospora pseudopauciseta strain CBS 411.78 chromosome 6, whole genome shotgun sequence genome:
- a CDS encoding hypothetical protein (COG:S; EggNog:ENOG503NYNP) yields the protein MSTHNMARDETIADVGTDATESTRLLRDRDETSNSERRQDEGEAWVGYADFEGLPWWRRPTVWFLLVPYALFTLAFGGTVVPKLNLILELVCKRYFADRSARDPDFTFTPVVPGEDNDQCFIPEVQRSVATFMMVLNVLTGLLSALTAPKLGSLSDRYGRKLMLTVCALGGIMNEIITILAAKFPETIHYNWLILGALFDGLTGSFTAGSVLIHSYTSDCTPPSKRGVAIGYLHSCLFMGLAFGPLLAGYFAEWTGSLLSIFYVTLGCHMFWVFSMLFITPESLSKKRQLLAREKYEIEKAARRPPTVATRVGEFAMRAMLGQQINGVVYMMKNQNPFAPLKILFPKGAHNARLRRNFLILAFLDMVLLGAAMSGGTVIILYTEYVFGWRNLESSRFVSLVSMVRVVVLLGIFPVINYVFRTRKAARLRRESTAPIVEKNNGADEFDIWILRSAILSDVVGVIGYAVVRDPAIFVGCAIITAFGGLGSATIQAALSKHVPAERVGQLLGGIGLLHSLARIGAPVLFNGIYAATVSSYPQAFFVVLAGLFSATFIASLMLKPGVYMTEDDAEPVEIVATPGERDALEDDELLLRVS from the exons ATGAGCACTCACAACATGGCGCGCGATGAGACAATAGCCGATGTCGGCACCGACGCGACCGAGTCGACAAGATTGCTAAGGGACAGAGATGAAACCAGCAACAGCGAAAGACgacaagatgaaggagaggcCTGGGTGGGTTACGCAGACTTTGAGGGTTTGccttggtggaggagaccGACAGTTTGGTTCCTCTTGGTACCATATGCGCTTTTTACCCTGGCATTTGGAGGGACGGTGGTGCCAAAGCTGAATTT GATTCTCGAGCTGGTATGCAAACGCTACTTTGCCGACCGCTCCGCCCGCGACCCAGATTTCACCTTCACTCCGGTTGTTCCTGGCGAAGACAACGACCAATGCTTCATCCCTGAAGTTCAGCGGTCTGTCGCAACCTTTATGATGGTTCTCAATGTTTTGACTGGATTACTCAGCGCCTTGACGGCGCCGAAGTTGGGGTCGTTGTCGGATCGTTATGGCAGGAAACTCATGCTGACGGTTTGCGCGCTGGGTGGGATTATGAATGAGATTATTACCATCCTGGCGGCCAAGTTCCCGGAAACGATTCATTACAACTGGCTGATCTTGGGCGCGTTGTTTGATGGGCTTACGGGTTCATTTACGGCGGGTAGTGTGCTGATTCATTCGTACACGAGCGATTGCACGCCCCCTTCGAAGCGCGGTGTGGCGATAGGGTACCTACACTCGTGCTTATTCATGGGGCTGGCGTTTGGACCGCTGTTGGCGGGGTATTTCGCTGAGTGGACAGGGTCGTTGTTGTCGATCTTTTATGTGACGCTGGGATGTCATATGTTCTGGGTGTTTTCCATGTTGTTTATCACCCCGGAATCGCTGTCAAAGAAGAGACAATtgctggcgagggagaagtaCGAGATTGAAAAGGCCGCGAGACGGCCACCGACTGTTGCGACAAGGGTTGGGGAGTTTGCGATGAGGGCGATGCTTGGACAGCAGATCAATGGGGTTGTGTACATGATGAAGAACCAGAACCCGTTTGCGCCGCTCAAGATTCTGTTTCCCAAGGGAGCGCACAAtgcgaggttgaggaggaattTCTTGATCCTGGCGTTTTTGGACATGGTGCTGCTCGGGGCTGCCATGAGTGGCGGGACGGTTATAATATTGTACACCGAGTACGTGTTTGGATGGCGCAACTTGGAGAGCTCGAGGTTTGTCTCGCTTGTGTCGATGGTCAGGGTTGTGGTTTTGCTTGGTATCTTCCCGGTTATCAACTATGTGTTCCGGACGAGAAAGGCTGCTCGCTTGAGGCGGGAATCGACTGCGCCGATTGTGGAGAAGAATAACGGGGCGGACGAGTTCGATATCTGGATTTTGAGAAGCGCGATTCTGTCGGACGTGGTGGGAGTGATTGGGTATGCTGTTGTCCGGGATCCAGCGATATTTGTTGGATGCGCCATCATCACGGCGTTTGGTGGCCTCGGTTCAGCTACTATTCAAGCTGCACTCAGCAAACATGTGCCCGCTGAGCGTGTTGGTCAGCTTCTTGGAGGCATAGGATTGCTTCACTCGCTGGCGAGAATTGGTGCGCCGGTTCTATTTAACGGGATCTATGCCGCAACGGTGTCGTCGTATCCGCAGGCGTTCTttgtggtgctggctggCCTGTTCAGTGCTACGTTTATCGCATCGCTTATGCTGAAACCTGGAG TGTACATGACCGAGGATGATGCGGAGCCAGTCGAGATTGTGGCTACCCCTGGTGAGCGGGATGcgctggaggatgatgagctcCTTCTGAGAGTCTCTTGA
- the HNT2 gene encoding Dinucleoside triphosphate hydrolase (EggNog:ENOG503P449; COG:F) yields the protein MLSSRASKLKPFPGVYSHCLLSPGTFPQQQQQRLLHQKRPTPPPPPPQLGQPQRRPTLTTFPTPPPSLSRKIPSLKMSTTPSKSSPPPTNITFGPYPIPHSQIFLLTPLTFALVNLKPLLPGHVLVCPIYPHKRLTSLSQEELLDLWSTVQKVQVMLARHYFPSPGAPEQGSFNIAVQDGQEAGQTVPHVHVHVIPRIRGVTEKGGDGAGDELYERMAGEEGNVGGALWDKENGCGGERPVGRGNFDRIEDAERMAREAGDMQSEAEVYKRVLEEMERDEVRDYGIENEKGEKMADDVVAGEEVKSRQRGVMGFGEHLILEIKKDLGLVKQEVEALNKGLDDGYVRKPMSEFAGWHDWLSRKGEAAIEDEEPPDVGKLFEGDKRAIKALDRFDGFDDDRGPGGWEDYQVDYEFMALYDQKYDQWKGKRRKQRREARKRRAAGWETFISNKPAHEPFFDEDENFSLGHGSDVDGSGKDKTVLIRILNEKKGVSANWHVNFEALTVDEDVQRRFLIGVARAERQRKLAFVRFPIKGDDLGGWLAAKGVNGGKGGKNNKVVQDREQTKGGKGGKGKKGKKAKAK from the coding sequence ATGCTCTCCTCACGAGCATCAAAGCTGAAGCCTTTTCCCGGTGTATATTCTCACTGTCTTTTATCCCCAGGAACATTcccgcaacagcagcagcagcgttTGCTTCACCAAAAACGACctaccccaccaccaccaccaccacaacttGGACAACCACAACGACGACCAACTCTCACCACTTTtccaaccccaccgccctccctctcaagaaaaatcccctccctcaaaatgtccaccaccccctcaaaatcctccccccctcccaccaacatAACCTTCGGACCCTATCCCATCCCCCATTCTCaaatcttcctcctcacccccctcaccttTGCCCTCGTCAACCTAAAGCCTCTTTTGCCAGGCCATGTCTTGGTGTGCCCTATCTACCCACACAAACGCCTCACCTCTTTGTCTCAGGAAGAACTCCTCGACCTGTGGTCCACCGTCCAAAAAGTCCAGGTCATGCTCGCTAGGCATTACTTCCCTTCCCCTGGCGCCCCGGAGCAAGGGAGTTTTAACATTGCTGTTCAGGACGGGCAGGAGGCAGGGCAGACGGTGCCGCATGTGCATGTGCACGTTATCCCGAGGATTAGAGGTGTGacggagaaggggggggatggggcgGGGGATGAGCTTTATGAGAGgatggctggggaggaggggaatgtAGGGGGTGCGTTGTGGGATAAGGAGAATGGCTGTGGGGGGGAGAGgccggtggggaggggaaattTCGATCGGATTGAGGATgcggagaggatggcgagggaggcgggggatATGCAGAGTGAGGCGGAGGTGTATAAGCGGGTGTtagaggagatggagagggatgaGGTTAGAGATTATGGGATAGAGAATgaaaaaggggaaaagaTGGCTGACGATGTGGTAGCAGGTGAAGAAGTAAAGTCACGGCAGCGGGGGGTAATGGGGTTTGGAGAGCATTTGATCTTGGAAATCAAAAAGGATCTCGGGTTGGTCAagcaggaggtggaggcgttGAATAAAGGGTTGGATGATGGCTATGTTCGCAAGCCGATGAGTGAATTTGCTGGATGGCATGATTGGTtgtcgaggaagggggaagcGGCaattgaggatgaggaaccACCAGACGTTGGAAAGCTATTCGAGGGTGATAAAAGAGCGATAAAGGCTTTGGACCGGTTTGATGGTTTTGACGACGACAGGGGACCAGGTGGTTGGGAGGACTATCAAGTGGACTACGAGTTTATGGCGCTGTATGATCAGAAATATGACCAGTGGAAgggcaagaggaggaagcagAGGCGGGAGGCGAGGAAACGGCGGGCGGCTGGGTGGGAAACATTCATTTCAAACAAGCCTGCACACGAGCCTTTCTTCGACGAAGACGAGAACTTTTCCCTTGGGCATGGCTCGGACGTTGACGGATCGGGCAAAGACAAGACTGTCCTGATCAGGATTTTGAACGAGAAGAAAGGTGTGTCTGCGAATTGGCACGTCAACTTTGAAGCCTTGACGGTCGATGAGGACGTTCAGAGGAGGTTTTTGATCGGGGTTGCGAGGGCCGAGAGGCAGCGCAAGCTTGCTTTTGTAAGATTTCCCATCAAGGGTGATGATCTAGGGGGATGGCTGGCGGCCAAGGGGGTCAACGGGGGGAAAGGTGGGAAAAATAACAAAGTAGTCCAGGATCGGGAACAAACCAAGGGAGGTAAAGGTGGCaaagggaagaagggaaagaaggcgAAGGCGAAATAA
- the NIT4 gene encoding Nitrogen assimilation transcription factor nit-4 (EggNog:ENOG503NWSV; COG:K): protein MEGTDVAVAASFEHGDLDAFAGGSADPPPPSKKKSRRAADPANQKRRCVSTACIACRKRKSKCDGALPSCAACASVYGTECVYDPNSDHRRKGVYREKTDSMKARNSTLQILIEAILNAAEEDVPAIVKKIRTCDSLDNVAESILKNDISNEADEEEDFGRLDDDYSANLPVEGERELARKMGELRLENGSVRFIGGTSHLIYLGETANVPDEPESESYLSGEDPVTSWTEVTKDTQLIVHLINMYFNWHYPYFTTLSKDLFYRDFFKGKPRGQPRTTVYCSSLLVNAMLSLGCHFTSVPGAFAISGDSRTKGDHFFAEAKRLIVENDEYEKPKLTTVQALALMSVREAGCGREAKGWVYSGMSFRMAQDIGLNLDIGGISKDKDSLDEKEVDARRITFWGCFLFDKCWSNYLGRLPQLPKNSYNVPKYDVFPDEDAMMWSPYTDAGFDQSSKQPARTRATGLQLSKLCEISSDLLLFFYHPNHIGRSSGKYVELKKLSELHRRLEDWKAELPKEFEPKEGQLPNVILMHMFYHLQYIHLFRPFLKYTPSSSPLPSHVSPRRICTSNAGAISKLMRLYKKMYNLRQICNIAVYMVHSACTIHMLNLPEKTAKRDIIHGIKHLEEIAEDWLCARRTLSILSVLARKWNVELPEEASLVLNRTDEKYGTFSTSDVPSPNKSSHYSAQSPQSLPASPNSKAEHSPPNPYMYPSSHQHQQMTFDSRLPAASMSPDILANFSVAGLQLPQTQSHTSSTTAATSPMAMSVADPLSAMNAWSTVSQPPQPPMPSYNPSPFNPNPRRHVSSNSGYVIDGQDWYIKDGVNWQQNFETWGMSPNGGGPQQTNQGPSNGDPSSLFMFRGLNGGGRGGNEMDTGGFDNLGSMGTLDHLPGLD, encoded by the exons atggagggaaccgacgtcgccgtcgccgcctcCTTTGAACACGGAGATCTGGATGCTTTTGCGGGAGGGAGCGCCGACCCGCCGCCACCGTCCAAGAAGAAATCCAGGCGCGCCGCCGATCCCGCCAACCAGAAACGAAGGTGTGTAAGCACTGCTTGTATTGCCTGTCGCAAGAGGAAATCAAAATGCGATGGTGCTCTACCGAGCTGCGCGGCATGTGCCAGCGTCTACGGCACTGAATGTGTCTATGATCCCAATTCGGACCATCGCCGCAAGGGCGTCTACCGTGAGAAGACGGACAGCATGAAGGCCAGGAACTCGACTCTCCAGATTTTGATTGAGGCCATCCTCAACGCCGCCGAAGAGGACGTACCGGCTATTGTGAAAAAGATTCGTACTTGTGACAGCCTGGATAACGTCGCCGAGTCCATTCTCAAAAATGACATCTCTAATGAagcagatgaggaggaggactttGGCCGATTGGACGACGACTATTCGGCAAACCTACCCGTCGAAGGCGAGAGGGAATTGGCGCGCAAGATGGGAGAGTTGAGGCTGGAGAATGGTTCGGTTCGATTCATCGGTGGGACATCTCATCTGATCTATCTCGGCGAAACCGCCAACGTACCTGACGAACCAGAATCCGAGAGCTACCTGTCGGGCGAAGATCCAGTGACTAGCTGGACCGAAGTGACCAAGGACACACAACTGATCGttcacctcatcaacatgTACTTCAACTGGCACTACCCCTATTTCACGACGCTGTCGAAGGACCTCTTTTACCGAGACTTCTTCAAGGGGAAACCACGAGGCCAGCCACGAACCACGGTGTATTGTTCGTCACTGCTGGTCAATGCGATGTTATCTCTTGGATGCCACTTCACAAGTGTACCGGGCGCTTTTGCGATATCCGGCGACAGTAGAACGAAGGGGGACCATTTTTTCGCCGAGGCAAAGAGGCTTATCGTGGAGAATGACGAGTACGAAAAGCCAAAACTCACCACTGTGCAGGCATTGGCGCTCATGTCTGTTCGAGAAGCGGGATGTGGTCGGGAGGCTAAGGGCTGGGTATACAGCGGTATGAGTTTCCGGATGGCTCAGGACATTGGTCTTAACCTAGACATTGGCGGTATCTCCAAGGATAAGGACTCGTTAGATGAAAAGGAGGTGGATGCCCGAAGGATCACATTTTGGGGGTGTTTCCTATTCGACAAGTGCTGGTCAAACTACCTCGGCCGGCTACCTCAACTTCCGAAGAACTCATACAATGTACCAAAGTACGATGTATTTCCAGACGAAGACGCTATGATGTGGTCGCCATACACAGATGCCGGCTTTGACCAGTCTTCAAAGCAGCCTGCCCGAACAAGGGCCACTGGCTTACAGCTATCGAAGCTTTGCGAGATTAGCAGCGATCTGCTGCTCTTCTTTTACCACCCTAATCATATAGGACGCTCTAGTGGGAAATACGTTGAGCTTAAGAAGCTCAGCGAGCTGCACAGGCGACTAGAGGATTGGAAAGCAGAGTTGCCAAAGGAGTTTGAGCCTAAGGAAGGGCAATTGCCGAACGTCATCCTGATGCA CATGTTCTATCACCTGCAGTACATCCACCTGTTCCGGCCATTCCTCAAATACACCCCGTCGTCATCACCATTACCATCACATGTCTCGCCCAGGAGGATATGTACTTCCAACGCTGGCGCCATCTCCAAACTGATGCGCCTCTACAAAAAGATGTATAACCTACGACAGATCTGCAATATCGCCGTATATATGGTGCACTCAGCCTGCACAATTCACATGCTCAACTTACCTGAAAAGACAGCCAAGAGAGACATTATCCACGGCATCAAACACCTGGAAGAAATTGCTGAGGATTGGCTGTGCGCTCGCAGAACACTGTCTATTCTCAGCGTTCTTGCGCGGAAATGGAATGTCGAGCTCCCCGAAGAAGCCTCTTTGGTGCTCAACCGCACCGACGAGAAGTATGGCACGTTTAGCACTTCGGACGTCCCGTCACCAAACAAATCATCACACTACTCGGCGCAGTCACCACAATCCCTGCCCGCTTCCCCAAACAGCAAAGCCGAACACAGTCCACCAAACCCATATATGTACCCATCGagtcatcaacaccaacaaatGACCTTTGACAGCCGTctcccagcagccagcaTGTCCCCGGATATCCTCGCCAACTTCAGCGTGGCTGGGCTCCAACTTCCACAAACACAATCGCACACATCTAGCACCACGGCCGCCACTTCCCCGATGGCCATGTCGGTAGCTGATCCCCTATCGGCAATGAACGCCTGGTCGACCGTGTcgcaaccaccacaaccgccgATGCCTTCGTACAACCCGTCGCCgttcaaccctaacccaagGAGACATGTCAGCTCGAATTCGGGGTATGTGATTGACGGACAGGATTGGTACATCAAGGATGGTGTGAACTGGCAGCAGAATTTCGAGACATGGGGCATGTCGCCGAACGGTGGCGGACCGCAACAAACGAACCAAGGGCCGAGCAATGGTGATCCATCATCGCTTTTTATGTTTAGGGGGTTgaatggtggtggcagggGAGGTAATGAGATGGATACCGGTGGTTTTGATAATTTGGGGTCGATGGGGACGTTGGACCATCTTCCTGGGTTGGATTAG